A genomic region of Miscanthus floridulus cultivar M001 chromosome 3, ASM1932011v1, whole genome shotgun sequence contains the following coding sequences:
- the LOC136545245 gene encoding carboxylesterase 15-like, protein MPAVSAAACCTAAATANEVAEDLFGFLRVLSDGTVLRSPAGPVFCPTTFPGSHPSVEWKEAVYDKAKNLHVRMYKPTPTPTASAGKKKKLPVLVHFHGGGFCLGSCTWANVHEFCLRLAADAGAVVLSAGYRLAPEHRLPAAFDDGAGFMRWLRDQSAGGAASDGWLAEAADFGRVFVTGDSAGGTIAHHLAVRAGSGSGSAAAEPEPGPVTVRGYVLFMPFFGGVRRTVSEAECPEEAFPNLDLVDRFWRLSLPTGATRDHPVANPFGPDSPDLGSVDFPPVLVVVGGLDLIRDRTVDYAERLVAMGKPVELAEFAGKPHGFYLHEPASEATGELIQTVARFVDGCGAITASEAAA, encoded by the coding sequence ATGCCTGCCGTCTCGGCCGCcgcctgctgcaccgccgcaGCGACGGCTAACGAGGTCGCCGAGGACCTCTTCGGCTTCCTGCGCGTGCTCAGTGACGGCACCGTGCTCCGGTCGCCGGCAGGCCCAGTGTTCTGCCCGACCACCTTCCCCGGCAGCCACCCGTCCGTGGAGTGGAAGGAGGCCGTCTACGACAAGGCCAAGAACCTCCACGTCCGCATGTAcaagccgacgccgacgccgaccgcgtccgcggggaagaagaagaagcttcCGGTGCTCGTCCACTTCCACGGCGGCGGCTTCTGTCTAGGGTCGTGCACGTGGGCGAACGTCCACGAGTTCTGCCTCCGCCTCGCCGCGGACGCCGGCGCCGTCGTGCTCTCCGCGGGGTACCGCTTGGCCCCCGAGCACCGCCTCCCCGCGGCCTTCGACGACGGGGCCGGATTCATGCGCTGGCTCCGAGACCAGTCCGCGGGCGGCGCCGCCTCCGACGGATGGCTCGCGGAGGCCGCCGACTTCGGGCGCGTGTTCGTCACCGGCGACTCCGCGGGCGGCACGATCGCGCACCACCTCGCCGTGCGCGCTGGCAGTGGCAGCGGCTCAGCCGCGGCGGAGCCAGAGCCAGGCCCTGTGACGGTCCGCGGCTACGTTCTGTTCATGCCGTTCTTTGGCGGCGTCCGGCGCACGGTCTCGGAGGCCGAGTGCCCGGAGGAGGCGTTCCCGAACCTGGACCTGGTCGACCGGTTCTGGCGGCTGTCGCTGCCGACCGGCGCCACCAGGGACCACCCAGTGGCGAACCCGTTCGGGCCGGACAGCCCCGACCTGGGCTCGGTGGACTTCCCGCCGGTCCTcgtggtggtcggcggcctcgACTTGATCCGCGACCGCACTGTCGACTACGCGGAGCGGCTGGTGGCGATGGGCAAGCCCGTGGAGCTCGCCGAGTTCGCCGGCAAGCCCCACGGGTTCTATCTGCACGAGCCGGCGTCCGAGGCCACCGGCGAGCTCATCCAGACCGTCGCCCGCTTCGTCGACGGCTGCGGCGCCATCACTGCGTCAGAGGCTGCTGCTTAA